One genomic region from Terriglobia bacterium encodes:
- a CDS encoding S46 family peptidase: protein MKKVLFCVAIVMLILSAIMAVADEGMWPYNAVPKAKIKAKYGVDLTQAWLDHLQLASVKFPGGSGSFVSPDGLIFTNHHIGRGCTHAISTAEHDYMKEGFYAKTRDAEPKCPGLEVMTLQEIKDVTKDIEGTAKAGMSDAEVGAAQRSEIAKLEKDCSDAEHNIRCQMVTLYSGGMYQLYKYKIYKDIRMVMAPEYDIAFFGGDPDNFTYPRYDLDITFLRAYENDKPAVIKDYLKFSDKPIKENELIFVSGHPGSTGRLQTMAQLEYLRDLAYPWRLNTLQKQVKAYFEYADKSAENKREAENYIFGAQNSYKAITGYQSGLLDKAVMAKKAADEKALRDAVMKDPEMAKEYGGAWDAIAKAMQWQRDNFNRVTFMGDNGVPGRLAMTARALIRLTSGSPEDRNVQGPMRLEQVVESTQPVVPGLEELQLRLAFEMMQEKLGANDPFVQTVLAGKSPAERAAELVSGTKLGDLAYRKELLAGGKEAVEASTDPMLVLIRKIDPDARAVRKDVEDNVNSVVRRNGAYIAKARFKLYGTEIPPDATNTLRLSYGPAKSYMQGTKKVRYYTTLGDAFEYAAQHGNKDPYKLPDSWMKAKGTLNLKTQYDSVNTTDIIGGNSGSPAVNKKGEVVGIIFDGNIESLPWNFQYEDKVGRSVITNSTAVVEALRKIYNAPALADELMGVSKPNAGGSK from the coding sequence ATGAAGAAAGTTTTATTTTGTGTTGCTATCGTAATGTTGATTTTGTCTGCAATCATGGCGGTTGCGGACGAAGGAATGTGGCCTTATAACGCGGTTCCGAAGGCCAAAATCAAGGCGAAGTATGGGGTCGACCTGACACAGGCCTGGCTCGATCATCTTCAGTTGGCGTCGGTGAAGTTTCCGGGAGGTTCGGGGTCGTTCGTTTCACCGGACGGACTGATTTTCACCAATCACCACATTGGGCGTGGCTGCACGCATGCGATTTCGACAGCCGAGCATGACTACATGAAAGAAGGCTTCTACGCGAAGACGCGCGATGCCGAGCCGAAGTGTCCGGGGTTGGAAGTCATGACCTTGCAGGAAATCAAGGACGTGACGAAGGACATCGAAGGTACGGCAAAGGCCGGCATGAGCGATGCGGAAGTTGGCGCGGCACAGCGGTCAGAGATCGCGAAGCTGGAAAAGGATTGCAGCGATGCAGAGCACAATATTCGCTGCCAGATGGTTACGCTCTACTCGGGCGGGATGTATCAGCTCTATAAGTACAAAATCTACAAAGATATCCGGATGGTGATGGCGCCGGAGTACGACATTGCGTTCTTCGGTGGCGATCCGGATAACTTCACGTATCCGCGGTATGACCTCGATATCACGTTCTTGCGGGCATACGAGAACGACAAGCCAGCGGTTATCAAGGACTACCTGAAGTTTAGCGATAAGCCGATCAAAGAGAACGAACTAATCTTCGTCTCCGGGCATCCGGGCTCGACGGGGCGGTTGCAGACAATGGCGCAGTTGGAGTATCTGCGCGACCTTGCTTATCCGTGGCGGCTGAACACGCTGCAAAAACAGGTCAAGGCATACTTCGAGTATGCGGACAAGAGCGCGGAGAACAAGCGCGAGGCTGAGAACTACATCTTCGGCGCGCAGAACAGCTATAAGGCGATCACCGGATACCAGTCGGGCTTGCTGGACAAGGCCGTCATGGCGAAGAAGGCCGCCGACGAGAAAGCGCTGCGGGATGCCGTGATGAAAGATCCCGAGATGGCGAAGGAGTACGGCGGAGCGTGGGATGCGATCGCGAAGGCGATGCAGTGGCAGCGCGACAACTTCAATCGAGTTACTTTCATGGGTGACAATGGGGTTCCGGGACGGCTGGCGATGACGGCGCGGGCGCTGATCCGGCTGACCTCGGGCAGCCCGGAAGATAGGAACGTGCAAGGGCCGATGCGGCTGGAACAGGTTGTCGAGTCAACGCAGCCAGTAGTCCCCGGACTGGAAGAATTGCAGCTGCGATTGGCGTTCGAGATGATGCAGGAAAAGTTGGGCGCGAACGATCCGTTCGTGCAGACGGTGCTGGCAGGGAAGTCTCCCGCAGAGCGTGCGGCTGAACTGGTGAGCGGTACGAAACTCGGCGACCTGGCTTACCGCAAGGAACTGCTGGCGGGTGGCAAGGAAGCGGTCGAGGCATCAACCGATCCCATGCTGGTTCTGATCCGCAAGATCGATCCGGATGCGCGGGCGGTTCGCAAGGACGTGGAGGACAACGTCAATTCAGTGGTGCGTCGGAACGGGGCATACATCGCGAAGGCGCGGTTCAAGCTGTACGGGACGGAAATTCCTCCGGACGCGACGAACACCCTTCGTCTGAGCTATGGGCCTGCGAAGAGCTACATGCAAGGTACGAAGAAGGTCCGGTACTACACGACGCTCGGCGATGCCTTTGAGTATGCCGCGCAGCACGGGAACAAGGATCCGTACAAGCTGCCGGATAGCTGGATGAAAGCGAAGGGCACGCTCAACCTGAAGACACAGTATGACTCGGTGAATACGACCGACATCATCGGCGGGAACTCTGGTTCTCCGGCGGTGAACAAGAAGGGCGAAGTTGTGGGAATCATCTTCGATGGGAACATCGAGTCGTTGCCGTGGAATTTCCAGTACGAAGATAAGGTAGGACGCTCGGTAATCACGAATTCGACGGCAGTCGTTGAGGCGCTGCGGAAGATATACAATGCGCCCGCGCTGGCGGATGAGTTGATGGGCGTCTCGAAGCCTAATGCAGGCGGAAGTAAGTAG
- a CDS encoding citrate synthase, with the protein MPTTETTKGLEGVVAANSSICYIDGDRGILAYRGIDIHELADHSNFEEVCYLLWFGKLPSRSELADFRMQLIRERKLDAQIISFIRQTPKHALPMDMLRTIVSALALFDPEEKSNDADANLRKSTRVTSQIAMIVAAYDRIRKNLPIVEPDRSLSHAGNFLYMLNGQVPSETATRALDIALILHADHEFNASTFAARVTAATLSDMHSAITSAIGALKGPLHGGANEAVFRILEEINNSGADPVDYVKGMLAQKKKIPGFGHRVYTTEDPRATHLRQMSRDLGYSSGQSKWFEISHKIEGYINAEKKLNANVDFYSASTYHTLGIDIDLFTPIFAVSRISGWTAHVMEQLNDNRLIRPRAEYVGPAYPNRYVPIEKR; encoded by the coding sequence ATGCCAACCACCGAGACCACCAAGGGACTCGAAGGCGTAGTTGCCGCGAATTCCTCCATTTGTTACATCGACGGTGACCGTGGAATCCTTGCCTATCGCGGCATCGACATCCACGAACTCGCCGATCATTCCAATTTCGAAGAAGTCTGTTACCTGCTCTGGTTTGGGAAGCTGCCGTCCCGCTCCGAGCTAGCCGACTTCCGCATGCAGCTCATTCGCGAGCGCAAGCTCGATGCCCAGATCATCAGCTTCATTCGGCAGACGCCCAAGCACGCCCTGCCCATGGACATGCTGCGGACAATCGTCTCTGCCCTGGCTCTCTTCGATCCCGAGGAGAAGTCCAATGACGCCGACGCGAACCTGCGCAAGTCCACCCGCGTGACCTCGCAGATCGCCATGATCGTCGCCGCTTACGATCGCATCCGCAAGAACCTCCCGATCGTCGAGCCTGACCGTTCCCTCTCGCACGCCGGCAACTTCCTGTACATGCTGAACGGCCAGGTCCCGAGCGAAACCGCGACACGTGCCCTCGACATAGCGCTCATCCTGCACGCCGATCACGAATTCAACGCCTCTACTTTCGCCGCTCGCGTCACCGCCGCTACTCTCAGCGACATGCACTCGGCAATTACCTCCGCCATTGGCGCACTCAAGGGTCCCCTCCACGGCGGAGCCAACGAAGCCGTCTTCCGTATTCTCGAGGAGATCAACAACAGCGGCGCCGACCCGGTCGACTACGTCAAGGGAATGCTGGCGCAGAAGAAAAAGATCCCCGGTTTCGGACACCGCGTTTACACGACTGAAGATCCGCGCGCAACGCATCTCCGCCAGATGTCACGCGACCTTGGCTACTCCAGTGGCCAGTCCAAGTGGTTCGAGATCTCACACAAGATTGAGGGGTACATCAACGCCGAAAAGAAGCTCAATGCCAACGTCGACTTCTACTCCGCCTCGACCTACCACACGCTCGGCATCGATATCGACCTCTTCACCCCGATTTTCGCCGTCTCCCGTATCAGCGGCTGGACCGCGCACGTAATGGAGCAACTCAACGACAACCGCCTCATCCGCCCGCGTGCCGAATACGTCGGTCCGGCCTACCCGAATCGTTACGTTCCGATAGAGAAGCGTTAG
- a CDS encoding isoprenylcysteine carboxylmethyltransferase family protein: MKKFLVLAYGVAVYVFFFVTFLYAIGFVGDLFVPKNIDNGPLSSTTGAIIIDLLLLGLFAIQHSVMARMGFKRVMTKLIAWHIERSTYVLAATICLAVLMWQWRPIPGIVWQVQNPTGVLALQALYLLGWLGILISTFLINHFDLFGLHQAYRYFRGEPLKPIPFKTPALYKMVRHPIYLCFLVSFWAAPTMTAGHLLFSVMTTGYIFVGIFFEERDLVHHYGEQYRKYRQMVPMIIPWFFRRASQPTDEPKKMRGAA, encoded by the coding sequence ATGAAGAAGTTCCTCGTGTTGGCCTACGGCGTAGCTGTCTACGTCTTCTTCTTTGTCACGTTTCTCTACGCCATCGGTTTCGTCGGAGACCTGTTCGTTCCCAAAAACATCGACAACGGTCCTCTCTCCAGTACGACCGGGGCGATCATCATCGATCTCCTGTTGCTTGGCCTCTTCGCCATCCAGCACAGCGTCATGGCGCGTATGGGATTCAAGCGTGTAATGACGAAATTGATCGCGTGGCACATCGAACGCTCAACGTATGTTCTCGCCGCGACGATTTGTCTCGCCGTCCTCATGTGGCAGTGGCGTCCCATACCCGGAATCGTCTGGCAGGTCCAGAACCCCACCGGAGTCCTCGCACTTCAAGCCCTCTATCTGCTGGGCTGGCTTGGAATCCTGATCAGCACTTTCCTGATCAATCACTTCGACCTGTTCGGCCTCCACCAGGCCTATCGCTACTTCCGCGGCGAACCGCTCAAGCCCATTCCCTTCAAGACGCCGGCACTTTACAAGATGGTGCGCCATCCCATCTATCTCTGCTTCCTGGTTTCCTTCTGGGCAGCTCCAACGATGACCGCCGGGCACCTGCTCTTCTCCGTTATGACCACCGGCTACATTTTCGTAGGGATCTTCTTCGAGGAGCGCGACCTGGTCCATCACTACGGCGAGCAGTACCGCAAGTACCGCCAAATGGTCCCAATGATCATTCCATGGTTCTTCCGCCGTGCGTCGCAACCCACGGACGAGCCCAAGAAGATGCGCGGCGCCGCATAA
- a CDS encoding DUF2721 domain-containing protein, whose amino-acid sequence MNDVARLFQAFVSPAIFVSATALLILSINVRLMGIVSRLRQYVHAKHDATRNSRNAEADAYTAQIASIEHRAEMIRRAFLFALLALAGTLLSCLLLGLGLYWSAAAVCAAIVFVVSMMSLLVCCAFYIAEVKVALSSVQDEAHDLSFMDVGRV is encoded by the coding sequence ATGAATGATGTTGCTCGGTTATTTCAAGCATTCGTCTCTCCTGCGATTTTCGTCTCCGCGACTGCGCTCTTGATTCTCTCCATCAACGTCCGACTGATGGGAATTGTCAGCCGTCTTCGGCAATATGTTCACGCGAAACACGACGCAACCAGGAACTCCCGGAATGCAGAAGCAGACGCATACACAGCGCAGATCGCCTCGATCGAGCATCGCGCCGAGATGATTCGCCGCGCGTTCCTGTTCGCGCTGCTCGCGCTCGCCGGAACGTTGTTGTCATGCCTGCTGTTGGGACTTGGACTTTACTGGAGCGCTGCCGCAGTCTGCGCGGCGATTGTCTTCGTCGTCTCTATGATGTCATTGCTTGTCTGTTGCGCCTTCTATATCGCCGAGGTGAAAGTCGCACTGAGTTCTGTACAGGACGAAGCACATGACCTCAGCTTCATGGATGTCGGCCGCGTCTGA